A stretch of Methanobrevibacter sp. YE315 DNA encodes these proteins:
- a CDS encoding glutamate synthase-related protein, with protein sequence MSFTVERKIEICRQNNDRPGCCWYLCDNPNKSACKNCYSCYSNCPHNVYEVINDEPLPIRQENCVGCKICEEMCPTHAIYVRPLVDEGRGVWSNSTMVEIKRKSQTGSYKVRGCGLTRKIPTFDDLSILPAQVSRPPIDSYREPCKTSVVLGDRFAENPIEIDTPIMIGAMSFGALSKEAKIALAIGSSKVGSITNTGEGGMLPEERHHADKLIAQYASGRFGVSASYLNNAEAVEIKIGQGAKSGMGGHLLAHKVTAEVAKVRNIPEGTSALSPARHMDIVGPEDLGMKINQLREITDWKIPIIVKFASGRVEQDVKIAAKAGADIIVVDGMQGGTGAGPEVVTEHAGIPTIEAIVKADDALKDINLRSEVSLVAAGGIRSGADVAKAIALGADAVYIATSALISIGCKVCQSCSEGICPKGIATQQRALRRRLDPIRKGQQVANYIEAMTQEVTSLTQQAGNTDIENLEREDLVALTMEASQLTGVPMVSKQH encoded by the coding sequence ATGTCATTCACTGTTGAAAGAAAGATAGAAATATGTAGACAGAACAATGATAGGCCTGGCTGCTGCTGGTATTTATGTGACAATCCAAACAAATCAGCATGTAAAAACTGTTATAGCTGTTATTCAAATTGCCCTCACAATGTATATGAGGTAATCAATGACGAACCATTGCCAATACGTCAGGAAAATTGTGTAGGATGCAAAATCTGTGAAGAAATGTGTCCGACACATGCGATATATGTAAGGCCTCTCGTCGATGAAGGAAGAGGAGTCTGGTCAAATTCAACAATGGTTGAGATTAAACGTAAAAGCCAAACAGGATCATATAAAGTGCGTGGTTGTGGATTGACTAGAAAAATCCCAACATTCGATGATTTAAGCATATTGCCTGCACAAGTGTCAAGACCTCCAATAGATTCATACAGGGAACCATGTAAAACCTCAGTAGTTCTTGGGGACAGATTTGCTGAAAATCCAATTGAAATAGATACTCCAATCATGATTGGGGCAATGTCTTTTGGTGCATTAAGTAAAGAAGCAAAAATAGCATTAGCTATTGGAAGCAGCAAAGTAGGCTCAATAACCAATACAGGTGAAGGAGGAATGCTTCCTGAAGAAAGGCATCATGCCGATAAACTAATTGCCCAGTATGCTTCAGGCCGTTTTGGAGTCTCAGCCAGCTATCTGAATAATGCAGAAGCTGTTGAGATAAAAATAGGCCAAGGTGCAAAATCAGGTATGGGTGGACATTTACTTGCCCATAAGGTGACTGCAGAAGTAGCTAAAGTTAGAAATATTCCTGAAGGAACTTCAGCATTAAGCCCAGCAAGACATATGGATATTGTCGGACCTGAGGATTTGGGTATGAAAATCAATCAATTAAGAGAAATCACTGATTGGAAAATACCGATTATCGTGAAATTTGCATCCGGTAGAGTGGAGCAGGATGTAAAAATTGCAGCAAAAGCCGGTGCAGACATAATTGTAGTTGATGGTATGCAGGGAGGAACCGGTGCAGGACCTGAAGTGGTTACAGAACATGCCGGTATTCCTACAATAGAAGCAATAGTTAAAGCTGATGATGCTCTTAAAGACATTAATTTAAGAAGTGAAGTTAGTCTTGTAGCTGCTGGAGGAATAAGGTCCGGTGCTGATGTTGCAAAAGCAATAGCTTTAGGTGCTGATGCAGTATATATCGCTACATCCGCATTGATTTCCATAGGATGTAAAGTCTGCCAATCCTGTTCTGAAGGCATTTGTCCGAAAGGAATTGCAACACAGCAAAGAGCGCTTAGAAGAAGATTGGATCCTATAAGAAAAGGTCAACAAGTTGCAAATTATATTGAAGCAATGACTCAAGAGGTAACATCATTAACTCAACAAGCAGGAAATACCGATATAGAAAATCTTGAACGTGAAGATTTAGTTGCATTAACAATGGAAGCTTCACAGTTAACTGGAGTGCCAATGGTGAGCAAACAACATTAA
- a CDS encoding 4Fe-4S dicluster domain-containing protein, whose translation MESIVVNSNLCDGCLNCENMCASVHNASRIKIIEHDSSFYSIVCQHCESAPCIKICPTDAITDEGVNTQKCIGCGLCVMVCPFGAMTFQSKVAEKCDLCADREEGPACIKACTKRAITIADPEKVRAKNQEKYLAKMAGLYEPDSGKGGIVHVLTSQARARLVLDE comes from the coding sequence ATGGAAAGTATTGTTGTAAATAGCAACCTATGTGACGGATGTCTTAATTGTGAAAACATGTGTGCATCAGTCCATAATGCTAGTAGAATTAAAATAATAGAACATGATTCTTCCTTTTATTCCATTGTATGTCAACATTGTGAAAGTGCACCATGTATAAAAATCTGTCCAACTGATGCAATCACCGATGAGGGTGTCAATACTCAAAAATGTATCGGCTGCGGATTATGTGTAATGGTTTGTCCATTTGGTGCAATGACTTTCCAATCCAAAGTTGCTGAAAAATGTGACCTCTGTGCTGATAGAGAAGAAGGACCTGCATGTATAAAAGCATGTACCAAAAGGGCTATTACTATCGCTGATCCGGAAAAAGTCAGAGCTAAAAATCAAGAGAAATATCTTGCAAAAATGGCTGGACTATATGAACCAGACAGCGGAAAAGGCGGAATTGTCCATGTCTTAACAAGTCAAGCAAGAGCAAGACTTGTTTTAGATGAATAA
- the porD gene encoding pyruvate synthase subunit PorD, producing MVSIGCVIKTPGNSRNNKTGSWRTFKPILDKEKCIDCDNCIIFCPDSSINKQHDIDYDYCKGCGICANECPSDAIEMVKE from the coding sequence ATGGTAAGTATAGGATGTGTAATTAAAACACCGGGTAACAGTAGAAACAATAAAACTGGAAGCTGGAGAACATTTAAACCAATTTTAGACAAAGAAAAATGTATTGATTGTGATAATTGTATTATCTTCTGTCCTGATTCCAGTATAAACAAACAACATGATATTGATTACGATTACTGTAAAGGATGCGGAATTTGTGCAAACGAATGTCCTTCCGATGCAATCGAAATGGTAAAAGAATAG
- a CDS encoding tributyrin esterase, which translates to MKEYVIDAKDMEEKELNRTIKEQAKSHDKLIINNPDSKHNICAGLSEDVDIEINGSAGYFVGTMVNGPKIHINGNAGWFAGDNMTKGELIIEGTAGDGAGQGIYGGTVLVKGNTGSRTGEIMKGGTVIIGGNSGFMTGLLMMGGRLIILGDVTDDVGESIMRGSIYVLGDVKSLGKNAVMEKTTLEDQNELKEILTEYGFELTDADYANFKKIVNIQ; encoded by the coding sequence ATGAAAGAATATGTCATTGACGCAAAAGATATGGAGGAGAAAGAATTAAACCGCACCATAAAAGAACAAGCGAAATCTCATGATAAACTCATAATTAACAATCCCGACTCTAAACACAATATCTGTGCTGGTTTAAGTGAGGATGTTGATATAGAAATCAATGGTTCTGCAGGTTATTTTGTTGGAACAATGGTTAACGGACCAAAAATTCACATCAACGGAAATGCAGGCTGGTTTGCTGGAGATAATATGACAAAAGGAGAACTTATTATTGAAGGTACAGCAGGTGATGGTGCAGGACAAGGAATCTATGGTGGAACAGTACTGGTGAAAGGGAATACGGGTTCCAGAACTGGAGAAATCATGAAAGGCGGAACCGTAATAATTGGTGGAAACAGCGGTTTCATGACCGGATTGCTCATGATGGGTGGCAGACTCATAATACTCGGTGATGTAACCGACGATGTTGGCGAATCAATTATGAGGGGAAGCATATATGTTCTTGGAGATGTTAAAAGCTTAGGAAAGAATGCGGTTATGGAAAAAACCACACTTGAAGATCAAAATGAGTTAAAAGAAATTTTAACAGAATATGGTTTTGAACTAACTGATGCAGATTATGCAAACTTTAAAAAAATCGTTAATATACAATAG
- a CDS encoding PEP/pyruvate-binding domain-containing protein, producing the protein MTAFDRIKSGIPGLDKALDNIRLGDNVVWNVTNLNEFSYFVNPYVKQAKKDNRNLIYIRFANHPPLIEMAEEDFRLLEIEQNNPDTEFCMIERDGIKIYQVNPYNQFETFTLEVRRIIEKEGYDAFYVFDCLSDLQAVWSTDLMMGNFFKVTCPYLFELDTVAYFPIIRGRHSYDAIAKIRETTQLFLNVYSNSPEEVYVAPLKVWNRYSQTMFLGHKFNPQTGFVKVLQDGQEVSKYYKTINSDKYQDGRTLDSWERYMLQVRREYSEGKNIDEECDKICELMMTKDEKMLSKLKEYFTFEDYLTIYDRRVGSGLVGGKTCGMLLARKIIEKDRPDIYKNFEPDDSFYIGSDLFYTYIVSNDLWNLRVKQRTPEGYYKYGKELEEGLKNGKFSDEIKKAFIHILDYFGQNPIIVRSSSFLEDGYGNAFAGKYESVFCVNRGSLEERLAAFENAVKIVYSSTMNISALEYRKINDLDDTDEQMALLVQRVSGSYYGDYFFPTAAGVGFSYSPYSPLPDMDNSKGMLRLVMGLGTKAVDRTKKDYPRIINLDKPEVTITKTIKEKHRYSQHYLDVIDFKNLSIHDIPIDEGLDVIPRYAKRVLVEHDREAERMFRDRGQRREIVFVNCEGLVKNQEFIDEMKEILSTLEAAYDYPVDIEYTVNVGEDKSFNINLLQCRPLQVSINNEAIEMPEDKNVFFHIKESSMGMSRMNKIDTICYVDPHKYYEYPYAQKSSIPRVISDVNTYCKNNDKTAILIVPGRIGTSSPELGIPVVFADISHFSAILEEAYSEVGYMPELSFGSHMFQDLVEAEIYYGALFENEKKIEFNKDMIFDYQNVLKDINPNLSEEIYDMIQVIDFDEDKAEFYHDMNKDETLCIFK; encoded by the coding sequence ATGACAGCATTTGATAGAATCAAATCAGGAATTCCCGGGCTCGATAAAGCTTTAGACAATATTCGTTTAGGGGATAATGTAGTTTGGAACGTTACAAATTTAAATGAATTTTCATACTTTGTCAACCCTTATGTAAAACAAGCAAAAAAAGATAATAGGAACTTAATTTACATCCGGTTTGCTAATCATCCTCCGTTAATAGAAATGGCTGAAGAAGATTTCAGGTTGCTTGAAATTGAACAAAACAATCCTGACACCGAGTTTTGCATGATAGAACGCGATGGGATTAAGATATATCAGGTAAATCCATACAATCAATTTGAAACATTCACTTTGGAAGTTCGAAGAATCATCGAAAAAGAGGGATATGATGCATTCTATGTTTTTGACTGCTTAAGTGACCTTCAGGCGGTTTGGTCAACAGATTTGATGATGGGCAATTTCTTTAAGGTTACCTGCCCATATCTATTTGAACTGGACACAGTAGCATATTTCCCGATTATTCGTGGAAGACATTCATATGATGCTATAGCCAAGATTCGTGAAACAACACAGCTATTCCTGAATGTATATTCAAACTCTCCTGAAGAGGTTTATGTTGCCCCATTAAAGGTATGGAACAGATATTCTCAAACCATGTTTTTAGGACATAAGTTTAACCCTCAAACAGGTTTTGTTAAAGTCTTGCAGGATGGCCAGGAAGTAAGCAAATATTATAAGACAATCAATTCCGATAAGTATCAGGACGGGCGAACTTTGGACAGCTGGGAAAGATATATGCTTCAAGTTAGAAGAGAATATTCCGAAGGCAAAAACATCGACGAAGAGTGCGATAAAATCTGTGAGCTGATGATGACCAAAGATGAAAAGATGCTTTCTAAACTTAAGGAATACTTCACCTTTGAAGATTATCTCACAATTTATGATCGCCGTGTAGGCAGCGGATTGGTAGGTGGTAAAACATGCGGAATGCTTCTGGCAAGAAAAATAATTGAAAAGGACCGTCCGGACATATATAAGAATTTTGAACCTGATGATTCATTCTACATCGGTTCCGATTTATTCTACACATACATTGTTTCAAACGACTTATGGAATCTGAGGGTTAAGCAAAGAACACCGGAAGGCTATTACAAATATGGTAAAGAGCTGGAGGAAGGCCTTAAAAATGGTAAATTTTCAGATGAAATCAAAAAGGCATTCATTCATATTTTAGACTATTTCGGACAGAACCCGATTATTGTCAGGTCAAGTAGTTTCCTTGAAGACGGTTATGGTAATGCGTTTGCAGGAAAATATGAATCAGTATTTTGTGTAAATAGAGGGAGCCTTGAAGAACGTTTAGCAGCTTTTGAAAATGCAGTAAAAATTGTATATTCAAGTACTATGAACATTTCTGCTTTGGAATATAGGAAAATAAACGATTTGGATGATACAGATGAACAGATGGCTCTTTTAGTTCAAAGAGTTTCCGGTTCATATTACGGGGACTATTTCTTCCCGACTGCTGCAGGTGTAGGATTTTCATACAGTCCATATTCACCGCTTCCTGATATGGACAATAGCAAAGGTATGCTAAGGCTTGTAATGGGTCTTGGTACAAAAGCTGTCGACAGGACAAAAAAGGATTATCCTAGAATAATCAATCTTGACAAACCTGAAGTGACCATAACAAAGACTATAAAGGAAAAGCACAGATATTCACAACATTATTTGGATGTTATTGATTTTAAGAATCTCAGTATACATGACATTCCTATCGATGAAGGTCTGGATGTAATTCCAAGATATGCAAAAAGAGTTTTAGTTGAACATGACCGTGAAGCAGAAAGAATGTTCCGCGACCGTGGTCAACGTCGTGAAATAGTCTTTGTCAATTGTGAAGGGCTTGTAAAGAATCAGGAATTTATTGATGAGATGAAAGAGATTTTAAGCACACTGGAAGCCGCTTATGATTATCCGGTTGATATAGAATATACGGTTAATGTTGGTGAGGACAAATCATTCAATATAAACTTATTGCAATGCCGCCCTCTTCAAGTTTCAATAAACAATGAAGCTATCGAAATGCCTGAAGATAAGAATGTCTTCTTCCATATCAAAGAATCTTCTATGGGCATGTCACGAATGAATAAGATAGACACAATTTGTTATGTTGATCCACATAAGTACTATGAATATCCATATGCTCAAAAAAGTTCAATACCTCGGGTAATCAGTGATGTCAACACTTATTGCAAAAATAATGATAAAACTGCCATTTTAATAGTCCCTGGAAGAATCGGTACGTCTTCTCCTGAGTTGGGTATTCCAGTAGTGTTTGCTGATATTAGCCATTTTTCTGCGATTCTGGAGGAAGCATATAGTGAAGTTGGTTATATGCCTGAATTATCTTTCGGAAGCCATATGTTCCAGGATTTAGTTGAAGCGGAAATATACTATGGTGCATTATTTGAAAATGAGAAAAAAATCGAATTCAACAAGGATATGATTTTTGATTATCAGAATGTCCTGAAGGATATAAATCCTAATTTGAGTGAGGAAATTTATGATATGATACAGGTCATAGACTTTGATGAAGATAAGGCGGAATTCTATCATGATATGAACAAAGATGAAACATTGTGCATTTTCAAGTAA
- a CDS encoding Coenzyme F420 hydrogenase/dehydrogenase, beta subunit C-terminal domain, which yields MSEHRIAMVGTPCEIMAASKLQHYTDSPIDVKLGLFCMENFSYKYFVNLLKEYDLKMDDIEKFQIDKGYVFLLLKNKETVKIPLSVAKRIIRKNCNICVELTSETSDISIGSIGSDDGWSTLIIRTEKGEQIVNGAIEQKFIEAKDLTDSQFKLLNKIAESKISKNLDEIEKREFLARPVLYQRDKSDDSIIEDLSDSKFSDLKSNVIDVGACVLCGACEYVCPDNLITIDDTKPIMKGECPQDCHACFAVCPRTFIPEDLRNDNSKAIGDFIKVLSVKSIKHSQGQDGSIVTTLLDYLLTNDIVTDAIIVDKKDELAWKPYAKMTSDIDEVVKSGGTKYSVCPVFKPLKDIKEGAE from the coding sequence ATGAGCGAACATAGGATAGCAATGGTTGGAACACCATGTGAAATTATGGCTGCATCAAAACTACAACATTATACAGATAGCCCTATTGATGTTAAACTGGGCTTATTTTGTATGGAGAATTTTTCATATAAATACTTTGTAAATCTCTTAAAAGAGTATGATTTGAAAATGGACGATATTGAAAAATTCCAGATAGATAAAGGGTATGTATTTTTATTGTTGAAAAACAAAGAAACAGTGAAAATACCTCTATCAGTAGCCAAAAGGATAATTAGAAAAAACTGTAACATATGTGTTGAATTAACATCAGAAACATCCGATATCTCAATCGGTTCTATAGGATCAGATGATGGTTGGTCAACATTAATAATCAGAACAGAAAAAGGTGAACAAATAGTTAATGGAGCAATAGAGCAAAAATTCATTGAAGCTAAAGATCTTACCGATTCACAATTCAAATTACTAAATAAAATTGCAGAAAGCAAAATAAGTAAAAATCTGGATGAAATAGAAAAAAGAGAATTTCTGGCTAGACCAGTTCTATACCAAAGGGACAAATCAGATGATTCAATCATCGAAGACCTTTCAGACTCTAAATTCTCAGATTTAAAATCAAATGTTATTGATGTTGGAGCATGCGTACTCTGTGGAGCTTGCGAATATGTGTGCCCGGATAATCTAATAACCATTGATGATACAAAACCGATAATGAAAGGAGAATGTCCTCAAGATTGCCATGCATGCTTTGCAGTCTGTCCAAGAACATTCATACCTGAAGATTTGAGAAACGACAATTCAAAAGCAATTGGTGATTTTATAAAAGTATTGTCAGTTAAATCAATAAAACATAGCCAAGGTCAAGACGGTTCCATCGTTACCACATTACTGGACTACTTATTAACAAATGACATTGTAACTGATGCAATAATTGTTGATAAAAAAGATGAACTGGCTTGGAAACCTTATGCAAAGATGACAAGTGACATTGATGAGGTCGTTAAATCTGGAGGAACAAAATATTCTGTTTGTCCAGTATTCAAACCTTTGAAAGATATTAAAGAGGGGGCAGAATAA
- the porA gene encoding pyruvate synthase subunit PorA, whose translation MIREVMTANKAVAEAVRLAKPQVIPVYPITPQTTISEYLAQYVADEKIDAKYVKVESEHSAISAAVGASGAGVRVFTATSSQGLMLMHEILYAAAGMRVPIVLADANRAISAPLNIWNDQQDSIAQRDAGWLQIYVENAQEALDTTLMAYKISENPNVLLPSMVCLDGFILTHTVEPVEIPDQESVDKFLPPYVPEHAYLDPKDPMSIGNFADPQYYTEARHDMDVAMDNSIEVIQKTCEEFAEIFGREYGLVEPYKTEDADIIFVAMGSLCSTIRVIVDQLREKGEKVGLLKIRAYRPFPTEAINEAVKDCEKIAVIDKNFSFGIGGALYADMKVKIDKEIYGFIAGLGGRDITPDYILEAYEKTKVPEQDVTWIGLKEE comes from the coding sequence ATGATAAGAGAAGTAATGACCGCAAATAAAGCAGTTGCAGAAGCTGTAAGATTAGCTAAGCCACAAGTTATTCCTGTTTATCCAATTACTCCACAAACTACAATTTCTGAATACTTAGCACAATATGTCGCAGATGAAAAAATTGATGCTAAATATGTTAAAGTAGAATCTGAACACAGTGCAATAAGTGCTGCTGTTGGAGCTAGTGGTGCTGGAGTAAGAGTATTTACAGCAACATCTTCACAAGGATTAATGTTAATGCATGAAATTTTATATGCAGCGGCTGGTATGAGAGTACCTATAGTATTGGCAGATGCAAACAGAGCAATTTCTGCACCATTAAACATTTGGAACGATCAACAAGATTCCATTGCACAAAGGGATGCAGGATGGTTACAAATTTATGTTGAAAATGCTCAAGAAGCATTGGATACCACTTTAATGGCTTATAAAATTTCAGAAAACCCTAATGTATTGCTCCCATCAATGGTATGTTTAGATGGATTTATTTTGACACATACAGTAGAACCTGTAGAAATACCTGATCAAGAAAGTGTAGATAAATTCTTACCTCCATATGTTCCAGAACATGCATATCTTGATCCGAAAGACCCTATGTCAATAGGAAACTTTGCAGACCCACAGTATTATACTGAAGCAAGGCATGACATGGACGTTGCAATGGATAATTCCATAGAAGTAATCCAAAAAACTTGTGAGGAATTTGCAGAAATCTTCGGAAGAGAATACGGTCTCGTTGAACCATATAAAACCGAAGATGCAGACATAATTTTCGTTGCAATGGGTTCTCTTTGCAGTACTATTAGAGTAATTGTAGACCAATTAAGAGAAAAAGGCGAAAAAGTAGGTTTACTTAAAATTAGAGCATACAGACCATTCCCAACTGAAGCAATCAACGAAGCAGTTAAAGATTGTGAAAAAATAGCTGTTATCGATAAAAACTTCTCATTCGGAATTGGTGGAGCACTTTATGCTGATATGAAAGTTAAAATTGATAAAGAAATTTATGGATTTATTGCAGGTTTAGGTGGAAGAGATATCACACCTGATTATATCTTAGAAGCTTATGAAAAAACCAAAGTGCCTGAACAAGATGTCACATGGATTGGACTTAAGGAGGAATAG
- the porB gene encoding pyruvate synthase subunit PorB produces MDIPDKDLLAPGHRGCAGCGASIAVKLALNALGENTVAISATGCLEVMTTPYPETSWEVPFIHVAFENSGAVASGVESALRIQGKDDVNVVAFGGDGGTVDIGLQSLSGAMERGHNMLYICYDNEAYMNTGIQRSGATPYGASTTTSPKGTASFGEDKPKKNMPMIMAAHGIPYVATASIAYPEDYVKKVKKAAETKGAAYIHLQQPCTTGWGFPSEKTIEMGRLAVETGSWILYEIDHGNFEITYRPEERKPVKEYLSVQKRFKHLDEEHIDKIQKYVDAECKELGL; encoded by the coding sequence ATGGATATACCTGATAAAGATTTATTAGCACCAGGACACAGAGGCTGTGCTGGTTGTGGAGCATCAATTGCTGTAAAATTAGCTCTTAATGCATTAGGCGAAAACACTGTAGCTATTTCTGCTACTGGTTGTCTTGAAGTTATGACCACCCCATACCCAGAAACTTCATGGGAAGTTCCATTCATACATGTTGCATTCGAAAACTCAGGAGCTGTAGCATCTGGTGTAGAAAGTGCATTAAGAATTCAAGGAAAAGATGATGTTAACGTAGTTGCTTTCGGTGGTGACGGAGGAACTGTAGATATCGGTCTACAATCCCTATCCGGAGCTATGGAAAGAGGCCACAATATGCTTTACATCTGTTACGACAACGAAGCATATATGAATACCGGTATTCAAAGAAGTGGAGCAACCCCATACGGTGCAAGTACTACAACTTCACCAAAAGGAACTGCAAGTTTCGGAGAAGACAAACCTAAGAAAAACATGCCAATGATTATGGCAGCACATGGTATTCCTTATGTAGCTACTGCATCTATCGCATATCCTGAAGATTATGTTAAAAAAGTAAAAAAAGCAGCTGAAACCAAAGGAGCCGCTTACATACACTTACAACAACCATGTACTACTGGTTGGGGATTCCCATCTGAAAAAACAATTGAAATGGGAAGATTAGCAGTTGAAACTGGATCTTGGATTTTATATGAAATCGACCACGGAAACTTCGAAATTACTTACAGGCCTGAAGAAAGAAAACCTGTAAAAGAATACTTATCCGTGCAAAAAAGATTCAAACACTTAGATGAAGAGCACATTGACAAAATACAAAAATATGTTGACGCAGAGTGTAAAGAATTAGGATTATAG
- a CDS encoding fumarate hydratase yields MITKDVIKDTVYELYKQAVIVLGDDVKKSLEDALKIEEHELARLNIEAILKNIELAEEKQIPMCQDTGLPVVFVKLGNVEVENLREGIEEGIKKATKEIPIRPNIVDPITRENTNINVGDYIPPIDIELIDEDYLEITILPKGFGSENNNALKMALPAEGIEGIKEFVVESVLKAKGKPCPPTVVGVGIGGTSDLCLKLGKKALLGKVGERNPDPTIAKLEEEILTEINKSGIGPMGLGGKTTTLDVKILKAHTHTAGLPIGVCIQCWADRHATTKIYDN; encoded by the coding sequence TTGATTACTAAAGATGTTATTAAAGATACTGTTTATGAACTTTACAAACAAGCTGTCATCGTTTTAGGAGATGATGTTAAAAAATCACTTGAAGATGCTCTTAAAATTGAAGAACATGAACTAGCAAGACTAAATATTGAAGCTATCTTAAAGAATATTGAACTTGCAGAAGAAAAACAAATTCCGATGTGCCAAGATACAGGTCTGCCTGTTGTTTTTGTCAAATTAGGTAATGTTGAAGTTGAAAATTTGCGTGAAGGTATCGAAGAAGGAATCAAAAAGGCTACAAAGGAGATTCCAATTAGGCCAAATATTGTTGATCCGATAACACGTGAAAACACAAACATCAATGTCGGAGACTACATTCCCCCAATTGATATAGAATTGATTGACGAAGATTATTTGGAAATTACAATATTGCCTAAAGGATTCGGCTCTGAAAACAATAACGCACTAAAAATGGCCCTTCCTGCCGAAGGAATTGAAGGCATAAAAGAATTTGTTGTAGAATCAGTCCTTAAAGCGAAAGGAAAACCATGCCCTCCAACAGTAGTGGGTGTCGGTATCGGCGGAACATCCGATTTATGTTTAAAACTCGGTAAAAAAGCTTTGCTCGGCAAAGTTGGTGAAAGAAATCCCGACCCAACAATAGCCAAACTTGAAGAGGAAATCCTAACTGAAATTAACAAGTCAGGAATAGGTCCTATGGGTCTTGGTGGGAAAACAACCACTTTGGATGTGAAAATCTTAAAGGCACACACCCATACCGCAGGTTTGCCTATTGGAGTTTGCATACAATGCTGGGCAGATAGGCATGCTACAACAAAAATCTATGATAATTAA
- a CDS encoding glutamine amidotransferase, giving the protein MCGIAGVIYKDKKAHPVGEALTSMLESLQHRGPDSAGYAIYGSLNFPENYYQLNIEVKRRRGALDNLKSLLNQISPIFEEELIESVGDSDVYKCKIVLDDFSLLQPYIREIDELANVRVINGSHSFEMIKDTGKVKDIAERFDVQSRMGTHGIGHTRFATESGVDRYHAHPYQSYIIPDITVVHNGQITNYWKIRDPLERKGHTFESFNDTECIVHYMADKLNQGYKLEEALDQAVIDLDGPFSILVGTPNGIGIAKDKLGLRPGVMVETDEIFAIASEEMALHNVIDSDQIEQIAPGETRAYTI; this is encoded by the coding sequence ATGTGTGGAATAGCAGGTGTAATATACAAAGATAAAAAGGCTCATCCTGTAGGCGAAGCATTAACATCAATGTTGGAATCTTTACAACATAGGGGTCCGGATTCAGCAGGTTATGCAATCTATGGGAGTTTAAATTTTCCTGAAAATTATTATCAATTAAATATTGAAGTCAAAAGAAGAAGAGGAGCTTTAGACAATTTAAAATCATTATTAAATCAGATAAGTCCAATATTCGAAGAGGAATTAATCGAGTCTGTAGGGGACTCAGATGTATATAAATGCAAAATAGTATTGGATGATTTTTCTCTTTTACAGCCATATATAAGAGAAATAGACGAACTTGCAAATGTGAGGGTTATCAACGGTTCACATTCATTTGAAATGATAAAGGACACTGGAAAAGTAAAAGACATTGCAGAACGATTCGATGTTCAAAGTAGGATGGGAACACACGGAATAGGACATACCCGTTTTGCAACAGAAAGTGGTGTAGACCGCTACCATGCACACCCATATCAAAGTTACATCATACCGGATATAACTGTAGTGCACAATGGACAAATCACCAATTACTGGAAAATAAGAGACCCATTAGAAAGAAAAGGACATACTTTTGAATCATTTAATGATACAGAATGTATTGTTCATTATATGGCCGATAAACTTAACCAAGGCTATAAATTGGAAGAAGCTTTAGACCAAGCTGTAATCGATTTGGACGGCCCATTTTCAATATTGGTCGGAACACCTAATGGGATTGGTATTGCAAAGGACAAACTTGGTCTAAGGCCTGGTGTAATGGTGGAAACCGATGAAATTTTTGCGATAGCTTCAGAAGAAATGGCATTGCATAATGTAATAGATTCCGATCAAATAGAGCAAATAGCTCCGGGCGAAACAAGAGCTTATACCATCTGA
- a CDS encoding 4Fe-4S binding protein, protein MYKSGNCTECTTCGSCQQTPNVDTPILFCMHCQPSEAPCLLACSENAIEVLGGAITINGEKCTKCGDCVEVCPINVIKI, encoded by the coding sequence ATGTATAAATCAGGAAACTGTACAGAATGTACAACCTGTGGAAGTTGTCAACAAACACCAAATGTTGACACTCCTATTTTATTTTGTATGCATTGCCAACCATCAGAAGCGCCATGTCTACTGGCCTGCAGTGAAAATGCAATCGAAGTTTTAGGCGGAGCCATAACCATCAACGGTGAAAAATGCACCAAATGCGGAGATTGTGTTGAAGTTTGCCCTATAAATGTAATTAAAATTTAA